Proteins co-encoded in one Methylobacterium sp. WL1 genomic window:
- a CDS encoding 3',5'-cyclic-nucleotide phosphodiesterase has product MIRITRFLVLSFVMAAGSAGAQGDDAATGHLRTSCSGDYLSLCNGMDPKGPEVVACFGRNMGKLSPGCRTAIDEYKASKGTGSRS; this is encoded by the coding sequence ATGATCCGCATCACCCGATTCCTTGTCCTCTCCTTCGTCATGGCGGCCGGATCCGCCGGCGCCCAGGGCGACGATGCCGCCACGGGCCATCTCCGGACGTCCTGCTCTGGGGACTATCTCAGCCTTTGCAACGGCATGGACCCGAAGGGCCCGGAGGTGGTCGCGTGCTTCGGCAGGAACATGGGCAAGCTCTCGCCCGGCTGCCGGACCGCCATCGACGAATACAAGGCATCCAAGGGAACCGGTTCGAGGTCCTGA
- a CDS encoding GlsB/YeaQ/YmgE family stress response membrane protein: MSLLAWIVLGLIAGFIGSKIVNNTGQGLVVDILLGVVGAVVGGFLFNRFGQPGVSGVNLYSLLVAVVGAVVVLWLYHALMGRRRVL; this comes from the coding sequence ATGTCCCTCCTCGCCTGGATCGTGCTCGGCCTGATCGCCGGTTTCATCGGCAGCAAGATCGTCAACAACACTGGCCAAGGGCTCGTCGTTGACATCCTGCTCGGGGTCGTCGGCGCCGTCGTCGGTGGCTTCCTATTCAACCGGTTCGGCCAGCCCGGGGTGTCCGGGGTGAACCTCTACAGCCTGCTCGTAGCCGTCGTCGGCGCCGTGGTGGTGCTGTGGCTCTACCACGCCCTGATGGGCCGCCGCCGGGTTCTTTGA
- a CDS encoding PhnA-like protein: MRTMALHSISWGAVIAGAVIALVAQVILNMVGLGIGLSTVDPAGSGTPTAGSLSSGAGIWFVISGILASTAGGWLAGRLSGKPARTTTAYHGLIAWAVSTLVVVYLLSSAVGGIVSGASSAVSSTLGGAGNLIGGSVKTAAQAAGPSLPGMDNPFSNIENQVRGTTGNDPEALKNAAVSAMRAAVTGDAAQQKDAQEKAAQALAKAQNIPVDQARTQVAQYVQQFNDTVAKTKEQAKQAADTAARVGSQGALYGALALILGALAAFFAGRGAAVDPVLTRTAVAATTQRRV; this comes from the coding sequence ATGCGCACGATGGCGCTGCACTCCATCTCTTGGGGTGCCGTCATCGCCGGCGCCGTGATCGCGCTGGTCGCCCAGGTCATCCTGAACATGGTCGGGCTCGGCATCGGTCTCTCGACCGTCGACCCGGCTGGCAGCGGCACCCCGACCGCCGGGTCGCTCTCGTCCGGCGCCGGGATCTGGTTCGTGATCTCCGGCATCCTTGCTTCCACCGCCGGCGGCTGGCTCGCCGGGCGCCTTTCCGGCAAGCCGGCCCGGACCACCACCGCCTACCACGGGCTGATCGCCTGGGCGGTCTCGACCCTGGTCGTCGTGTACCTGCTGTCATCGGCGGTCGGCGGCATCGTCAGCGGCGCGTCGAGCGCGGTGTCGAGCACTCTCGGCGGCGCCGGCAACTTGATCGGCGGCTCTGTGAAGACCGCCGCGCAGGCCGCGGGCCCGTCGCTGCCGGGCATGGACAACCCGTTCTCGAATATCGAGAATCAAGTCCGCGGCACGACCGGCAATGACCCCGAGGCCCTGAAGAACGCTGCCGTCAGCGCCATGCGCGCCGCCGTGACCGGTGACGCCGCCCAGCAGAAGGACGCGCAGGAGAAAGCGGCCCAGGCGCTGGCCAAGGCCCAGAACATCCCGGTCGACCAAGCTCGGACCCAGGTTGCCCAGTACGTGCAGCAGTTCAACGACACGGTCGCCAAGACCAAGGAGCAGGCCAAGCAGGCGGCCGACACCGCCGCCCGCGTCGGCTCGCAGGGGGCGCTCTACGGCGCCCTGGCGCTGATCCTCGGTGCGCTTGCCGCCTTCTTCGCCGGACGCGGTGCAGCGGTCGACCCGGTGCTCACCCGCACCGCCGTCGCCGCCACCACACAGCGTCGAGTCTGA
- a CDS encoding YidB family protein, with protein sequence MSDGFPSMTALLGLLAVAGYQNKDKIAEMLKGASEANPSGATLGQPGLDGILGNLGGAGAGGLLGGGLGQLIEHFRGNGHGEAADSWVRQGRNTEIPAEHMHSALGSDLLATLTKQTGLSSDELLSRLSRELPSAVDRYTPDGRLPAH encoded by the coding sequence ATGAGTGACGGCTTCCCCTCCATGACCGCCCTGCTCGGGCTGCTCGCCGTGGCGGGCTACCAGAACAAGGACAAGATCGCCGAGATGCTGAAGGGCGCCTCCGAAGCCAACCCGTCCGGTGCCACGCTTGGCCAACCAGGGCTCGACGGCATCCTGGGCAACCTCGGTGGTGCCGGTGCCGGTGGACTGCTCGGCGGGGGCCTCGGCCAGCTGATCGAGCATTTCCGCGGCAACGGTCACGGCGAGGCTGCGGACTCATGGGTCCGGCAGGGCCGGAACACCGAGATTCCGGCTGAGCACATGCATTCCGCCCTCGGCTCCGACCTGCTCGCGACCCTGACAAAGCAGACCGGCCTTTCGAGCGACGAACTCCTTTCCAGGCTCTCACGGGAGCTTCCGTCGGCGGTCGACCGCTACACCCCCGACGGCAGGTTGCCGGCGCACTGA
- a CDS encoding YsnF/AvaK domain-containing protein, which yields MNAPAATEPYRSGAQNEPAAEVAVGEEAVLPLIAETAGIEKRAVETGRVRVTTRTETVEEVLRETLRSDMVGVTRVAINRTLAEGEAPPVVREANGVTIIPILEEILVVEKRLVLREEVHVRQTTAGEDVEMPVTLRRQHAVIERVSPEGHVTALSPAPPSEVEP from the coding sequence GTGAACGCCCCCGCCGCCACCGAGCCGTATCGCTCCGGGGCGCAGAACGAGCCGGCGGCGGAGGTTGCCGTCGGCGAGGAGGCGGTCCTCCCGCTGATCGCCGAGACCGCCGGCATCGAAAAGCGGGCGGTGGAGACCGGGCGGGTGCGGGTCACGACGCGCACCGAGACGGTCGAGGAGGTCCTGCGCGAGACCCTGCGCAGCGACATGGTCGGGGTCACCCGGGTGGCCATCAACCGGACTCTGGCCGAGGGCGAAGCGCCCCCGGTGGTCCGCGAGGCGAACGGGGTGACGATCATCCCCATCCTGGAAGAGATCCTCGTCGTCGAGAAGCGCCTCGTCCTGCGGGAGGAGGTGCACGTCCGCCAGACCACGGCGGGCGAGGACGTCGAGATGCCGGTGACGCTGCGCAGACAGCACGCCGTGATCGAACGCGTGTCCCCCGAGGGGCACGTCACGGCCCTGTCCCCTGCACCCCCATCGGAGGTCGAACCATGA
- a CDS encoding AI-2E family transporter, whose protein sequence is MPMDDAVAAKPPAQVPPSLVPGLRGLLTLAVGVVLIAALYFGREVFIPLVLAVLLSFVLAPVVNLLRRIKLGRVPSVIVAVLLALGVIGGIGAVIGTQVAGLAGNLPQYQATVSKKFAGLQQGWLGEANRVIAKFSHQVHDATQKADAAGTTAATGPGGDTPKAQLVRVQEPEISPLALAEKVLGPIFEPLTTVGIVLVVVVFLLLQREDLRNRMIRLFGSSDLHRTTVAMDDAAGRLGTYFLAQLGMNAAFGVIVGVGLWFIGVPNPLLWGVFSALMRFVPYIGAFISGILPVALAAAVDPGWNMVIATAALFLIAEPVFGQVIEPLLYGHSTGLSPFAVIVSTLFWGFLWGPIGLILATPFTVCLVVLGRHVDSLEFLDILLGDRPPLTPVENFYQRMLAGDPDEARDLGEQMLKERSLSSYYDEVALKGLQLAANDYARGVVTPAQLENIRASSRSLVEDFEDHPDVEPAGTDATVNPNDTPTLAERAHPKNEAVPGQAPPREALPEAWRGEAPVLCLAGRGPLDEASSAMLAQLLRKHGLGARVTAYQSASREGIRDLDLSGVAMVCISYLDITGNPSHLRYLLERLRRKSRDVKLLVGLWPQGEAVLTDTDLGRQVGADAYVSSLRGAVEACLREAGATNTGDETPAAANAA, encoded by the coding sequence ATGCCGATGGACGACGCCGTAGCCGCGAAGCCGCCCGCCCAGGTGCCGCCCTCGCTGGTGCCTGGCCTGCGCGGCCTGCTGACCCTCGCGGTCGGCGTCGTGCTGATCGCGGCGCTGTACTTCGGGCGCGAGGTGTTCATCCCCCTCGTGCTGGCGGTGCTCCTCAGCTTCGTCCTGGCCCCGGTGGTCAACCTGCTGCGTCGGATCAAGCTCGGGCGCGTGCCCTCGGTCATCGTCGCCGTGCTGCTGGCGCTCGGCGTGATCGGCGGCATCGGCGCGGTCATCGGCACACAGGTGGCCGGGCTCGCCGGCAACCTGCCGCAGTACCAAGCCACGGTCTCGAAGAAGTTCGCCGGTCTGCAACAGGGTTGGCTGGGCGAGGCCAATCGGGTCATCGCCAAGTTCAGCCATCAGGTCCACGATGCCACTCAGAAGGCTGACGCCGCCGGCACCACCGCGGCCACCGGTCCCGGCGGCGACACCCCGAAGGCGCAGCTCGTCCGCGTGCAGGAACCCGAGATCTCGCCGCTCGCGCTCGCCGAGAAGGTATTGGGCCCGATCTTCGAGCCGCTGACCACGGTGGGCATCGTCCTGGTCGTGGTCGTGTTCCTGCTCCTACAGCGCGAGGACCTGCGCAACCGCATGATCCGCCTGTTCGGATCGAGCGATTTGCACCGCACCACTGTGGCGATGGACGACGCGGCCGGACGGCTCGGGACCTACTTCCTGGCTCAGCTCGGCATGAACGCCGCGTTCGGCGTCATTGTTGGCGTCGGCCTGTGGTTCATCGGCGTGCCCAACCCGCTGCTCTGGGGCGTATTCTCCGCGCTGATGCGCTTCGTGCCCTACATCGGCGCTTTCATCTCCGGCATCCTCCCGGTGGCGCTGGCGGCGGCCGTCGATCCGGGCTGGAACATGGTCATCGCCACCGCGGCCCTGTTCCTGATCGCCGAGCCGGTGTTCGGGCAGGTGATCGAGCCCCTGCTCTATGGGCACTCCACCGGGCTCTCGCCCTTCGCGGTGATCGTCTCGACCCTGTTCTGGGGCTTCCTGTGGGGGCCCATCGGCCTGATCCTGGCGACCCCGTTCACCGTCTGTCTGGTCGTGCTCGGTCGCCACGTCGACAGCCTGGAGTTCCTCGACATCTTGCTGGGCGACCGGCCGCCGCTAACGCCGGTGGAGAACTTCTACCAGCGCATGCTCGCCGGAGACCCGGACGAGGCCCGCGACCTCGGCGAGCAAATGCTGAAGGAGCGCTCCTTGTCGTCGTACTACGACGAGGTCGCGTTGAAGGGCCTTCAGCTCGCCGCAAACGACTACGCACGCGGGGTCGTCACGCCTGCGCAGCTGGAGAACATCCGGGCGTCGTCCCGCTCCCTGGTCGAAGACTTCGAGGACCATCCCGACGTCGAGCCGGCCGGCACGGACGCGACGGTGAACCCGAACGACACCCCGACGCTGGCCGAGCGGGCGCATCCGAAGAACGAGGCGGTACCCGGTCAAGCGCCACCTCGCGAGGCGCTGCCGGAGGCGTGGCGCGGCGAGGCGCCGGTGCTGTGCCTGGCCGGCCGCGGCCCCCTCGACGAGGCCTCCTCGGCGATGCTGGCGCAACTCCTGCGCAAGCACGGACTCGGGGCGCGCGTGACGGCCTACCAGTCCGCCTCGCGCGAAGGCATCCGCGACCTCGACCTCTCGGGCGTGGCGATGGTGTGCATCTCCTACCTCGACATCACCGGCAACCCGTCGCACCTACGCTACCTGCTGGAGCGTCTCCGTAGGAAGTCGCGGGACGTCAAGCTGTTGGTCGGACTATGGCCCCAGGGCGAGGCGGTCCTGACCGATACGGACCTCGGTCGGCAGGTCGGGGCCGACGCCTACGTTTCGTCGCTGCGCGGTGCGGTCGAGGCGTGCCTGAGGGAGGCGGGCGCGACGAACACGGGCGACGAGACCCCGGCCGCGGCGAACGCCGCCTGA
- a CDS encoding CsbD family protein, whose product MDENRITGAAKEFGGKVQGAVGDLTSDRETQAKGAANEAKGNVENLYGQAKDAVRDVADQAGDLAQGALKQGRDAFPDAERAYRQGADTVTSYAKESPLMMAAMAGALGYLLAMVVHGRR is encoded by the coding sequence ATGGACGAGAACCGCATCACCGGCGCCGCGAAGGAGTTCGGCGGCAAGGTCCAGGGCGCCGTCGGCGACCTCACCAGCGACCGCGAGACCCAGGCCAAGGGCGCGGCCAACGAGGCCAAGGGCAACGTCGAGAACTTGTACGGGCAGGCCAAGGACGCCGTGCGCGACGTGGCCGACCAGGCCGGCGACCTCGCCCAGGGCGCGCTCAAGCAGGGTCGCGATGCTTTCCCCGACGCCGAGCGCGCCTACCGCCAGGGCGCCGACACGGTGACGAGCTACGCCAAGGAGTCCCCGCTGATGATGGCGGCGATGGCCGGCGCGCTCGGCTACCTCCTCGCCATGGTCGTCCACGGCCGCCGCTAG
- a CDS encoding helix-turn-helix transcriptional regulator: protein MATDANRSELRQLVAGLSEGVILVEPDQRISWANDAALAMHGVAALSDLGATVDAYRARFSLRYRNNRAPGRYPIERVTDGETFRDVVVEVRHADRPGIDFVHSLRSLVVTDAGGRPTFLALIIKDISAQFEAEERFESAFAANPAPAVIVRLTDLRLVRVNTGFLEITGYARDKVLGRSVYEVDLLADAHGRERALEHLNAGEPIPHREAFLKRPGGGTHAVIVAGQPIEMGDVACMLFTFADLEPRRKAETALRQSEERFAKAFRLTPVPTVLTRASDHIVTGVNEAFVRVFGRAEGDTLGRTVAETGLWVDDAARERFEATLAHEGSALGVETCVRDGGGTALDCLVSAERVVINGEDAVLAVLQDITERKRSERELYSAIETVMTDASWFSRGLVEKLSVLRNPGEGARPATPDLTARERQVLDLICRGQSDKAIGQALVLSGSTVRNHAAALYRKIGVNRRTQAVVWGRDHGFPVT from the coding sequence ATCGCGACCGATGCCAACCGCTCGGAACTCCGCCAGCTCGTCGCCGGCCTGAGCGAGGGGGTGATCCTGGTCGAGCCGGACCAGCGCATCTCCTGGGCCAACGACGCGGCGCTGGCGATGCACGGCGTGGCGGCCCTGTCCGACCTCGGCGCGACGGTCGACGCCTACCGCGCGCGCTTCAGCCTGCGTTACCGCAACAACCGTGCGCCCGGCCGCTACCCCATCGAGCGCGTCACGGACGGCGAGACCTTCCGCGACGTCGTCGTCGAGGTCAGGCACGCCGACCGGCCCGGCATCGACTTCGTGCATTCCCTGCGCAGCCTCGTGGTCACCGACGCGGGCGGCCGCCCGACCTTCCTGGCATTGATCATCAAGGACATCTCGGCACAATTCGAGGCCGAGGAGCGCTTCGAGAGCGCGTTCGCTGCTAACCCCGCCCCCGCCGTGATCGTCCGCCTGACCGACCTGCGGCTGGTCCGCGTGAACACGGGGTTCCTGGAGATCACGGGCTACGCGCGCGACAAGGTCCTCGGGCGCAGCGTGTACGAGGTCGACCTCCTTGCCGACGCCCACGGGCGCGAGAGGGCGTTGGAGCACCTGAACGCCGGAGAGCCGATCCCCCATCGCGAGGCGTTCCTGAAGCGCCCGGGCGGTGGCACACACGCCGTGATCGTCGCCGGCCAACCCATCGAGATGGGCGACGTCGCCTGCATGCTGTTCACTTTCGCGGACCTGGAACCGCGCCGAAAGGCGGAGACCGCCCTGCGCCAGAGCGAGGAGCGCTTCGCCAAGGCGTTCCGGCTTACCCCGGTCCCGACCGTGCTGACCCGTGCGAGCGACCACATCGTGACAGGCGTCAACGAGGCGTTCGTCCGGGTGTTCGGCCGTGCCGAGGGGGATACCCTCGGGCGGACGGTCGCCGAGACCGGCCTCTGGGTCGACGACGCCGCCCGCGAACGGTTCGAGGCGACCCTGGCTCACGAAGGGTCCGCCCTCGGCGTCGAGACCTGCGTGCGCGACGGGGGCGGGACGGCGCTCGATTGCCTGGTCTCGGCCGAGCGCGTGGTCATCAACGGCGAGGATGCGGTGCTGGCCGTGCTGCAGGACATCACAGAGCGCAAGCGTTCCGAGCGCGAGCTGTACTCGGCCATCGAGACGGTGATGACCGACGCCTCCTGGTTCAGCCGCGGCCTGGTCGAGAAGCTTTCGGTTCTGCGGAACCCCGGCGAGGGTGCGCGGCCCGCGACGCCCGACCTCACCGCCCGCGAGCGGCAGGTGCTCGACCTGATCTGCCGGGGACAGAGTGACAAGGCCATCGGCCAGGCCCTGGTGCTATCAGGAAGCACCGTGCGCAACCACGCCGCCGCGCTCTACCGTAAGATCGGCGTCAACCGGCGCACCCAGGCCGTGGTCTGGGGCCGGGACCACGGCTTCCCGGTGACCTGA
- a CDS encoding YsnF/AvaK domain-containing protein, which produces MTQTITAMYDTYPEATAAKAKLVAIGIPEVGVRILSGSEAGTTTGAATTHEGGMWGSLKEFFMPEEDRHLHAEGLNRGGTMLTATVEDGYAERTYDILEEHGSVDMDEREASWRKEGWNGQAAGAPVAAVAPASTTATTGLRAAGSTETVAAQETAQRTDYIPVVEERLNVGKRMVDSGRVRVRSYAVEKDVSENVTLHDETVRVDRRVVDRAVTPGDMALFEDKVIEATEMREQAVVSKEARVVGEVGIRKDATQRVETVTDKVRHTEVEVTDERGNVERTGTAGTAGTAPRKPV; this is translated from the coding sequence ATGACCCAGACCATCACCGCCATGTACGACACCTACCCCGAGGCGACGGCCGCGAAGGCCAAGCTTGTGGCCATCGGCATCCCTGAGGTTGGCGTCCGGATCCTATCCGGCAGCGAGGCGGGCACGACGACCGGCGCCGCCACGACCCACGAGGGCGGCATGTGGGGCTCGCTGAAGGAGTTCTTCATGCCGGAGGAGGACCGCCACCTCCACGCCGAGGGACTGAACCGCGGCGGCACCATGCTGACCGCGACCGTAGAGGACGGGTACGCCGAGCGTACCTACGACATCCTGGAGGAGCACGGCTCGGTCGACATGGACGAGCGCGAGGCGTCCTGGCGCAAGGAGGGCTGGAACGGGCAGGCTGCGGGCGCGCCGGTCGCGGCCGTTGCTCCCGCATCGACGACTGCCACGACGGGGCTGCGTGCGGCGGGCTCCACCGAGACCGTCGCGGCTCAGGAGACCGCGCAGCGCACCGACTACATCCCGGTGGTCGAGGAGCGCCTCAACGTCGGCAAGCGCATGGTCGACAGCGGCCGGGTGCGGGTGCGCTCCTACGCGGTCGAGAAGGACGTCAGCGAGAATGTCACCCTGCACGACGAGACCGTACGCGTCGACCGCCGCGTGGTCGACCGGGCGGTGACGCCGGGGGACATGGCCCTGTTCGAGGACAAGGTCATCGAGGCGACCGAAATGCGCGAGCAGGCGGTGGTCTCGAAGGAGGCCCGCGTCGTCGGCGAGGTCGGCATCCGCAAGGACGCGACCCAGCGGGTCGAGACCGTGACCGACAAGGTACGCCACACCGAGGTCGAGGTCACCGACGAGCGGGGTAACGTCGAGCGTACCGGTACGGCCGGCACCGCCGGGACCGCCCCGCGCAAGCCGGTCTGA